A genomic window from Shewanella vesiculosa includes:
- a CDS encoding YebG family protein, whose translation MAVITQFVVVREGVEKMTFISKKEADAYDKMLDISDNLVPFLIKADLGLDENKCEQLAFYLANNKDELSNLLKGVVQVKNAPAVKTKKTTAKNTAAE comes from the coding sequence ATGGCAGTGATAACCCAATTTGTCGTGGTCAGAGAAGGGGTGGAAAAGATGACATTTATATCGAAAAAAGAGGCTGATGCCTACGATAAGATGCTCGATATTTCCGATAACCTAGTGCCTTTTCTTATAAAGGCAGATCTTGGACTCGATGAAAATAAGTGCGAACAGTTAGCATTTTATCTCGCAAACAATAAAGATGAGCTTTCTAACTTGCTAAAAGGCGTAGTACAGGTTAAAAACGCTCCTGCAGTTAAAACCAAAAAGACTACGGCTAAAAATACCGCTGCAGAATAG
- a CDS encoding paraquat-inducible protein A, whose protein sequence is MNEFDDHDSIILCRSCDLAVRKRALPSSSRAICPRCHTVLYDSPYCSINGMLALCVAALIIFIPANLLPVLEIHFLGSVRTTTVMQAAMTVWAEGYWVVGLAVMVAAVIAPGLLILSILAQVVIVKLELHSSFWQRTYTTLLKNHGLISQMTMLEIYVISFLVSAFQLSDFSDVYFGMGTFSFTMLFVIILFLQREYKLEHMWSYVDA, encoded by the coding sequence ATGAATGAATTTGATGATCATGATTCTATAATATTATGCCGATCATGTGATTTGGCAGTGAGAAAACGAGCGTTACCCTCTAGTTCTCGCGCTATTTGTCCGCGTTGTCATACTGTACTCTATGATTCTCCGTACTGCTCTATCAATGGTATGTTGGCGCTATGCGTTGCCGCGTTAATTATTTTCATTCCTGCTAATTTGTTACCAGTTCTCGAAATTCACTTTCTTGGCAGTGTCAGAACCACGACCGTAATGCAGGCTGCTATGACGGTTTGGGCCGAAGGATATTGGGTCGTAGGCTTAGCGGTAATGGTTGCGGCTGTTATCGCCCCTGGATTATTAATATTGTCGATACTGGCGCAAGTTGTTATTGTCAAATTAGAATTACACAGCTCATTTTGGCAAAGAACTTATACGACATTGCTAAAAAATCATGGTTTGATATCACAAATGACCATGCTAGAAATTTATGTCATCAGTTTCTTGGTATCTGCATTCCAACTATCTGATTTTTCTGATGTGTATTTTGGTATGGGGACATTCAGTTTTACCATGCTGTTTGTCATCATTCTTTTTTTACAACGTGAATATAAACTTGAGCACATGTGGAGTTATGTTGATGCCTGA
- a CDS encoding paraquat-inducible protein A: protein MPETPMNPANELSSASEEPHVNINQEAPKKAQASLQGQKLGLCLCPVCRKLNLTSKNHCQRCFSQLSNRNYASIQQSWALLITATILLIVANIYPITLLTNRGVVTKDTIFSGISHLVQTGMLPIAIIVFTASILVPWLKIFGLATYLTAISFNLPVSKRKLMVGFHIIEWIGRWSMLDLFVISLTVALVNMGQLLDAKPAPAATAFALVILLTQLAAKVLDTRLLWDRLENTDDTN, encoded by the coding sequence ATGCCTGAAACTCCAATGAATCCCGCTAATGAGCTATCCTCAGCAAGTGAAGAGCCTCATGTAAATATTAACCAGGAAGCCCCAAAAAAAGCTCAAGCCTCTTTGCAGGGGCAAAAGTTAGGCTTATGTTTATGCCCTGTCTGTCGCAAGCTGAATTTAACCAGCAAAAATCATTGCCAGCGCTGTTTTAGCCAATTAAGCAATCGTAATTATGCCAGTATCCAGCAGAGTTGGGCTTTATTGATTACAGCCACTATTTTACTTATCGTCGCTAACATCTACCCTATCACCCTCCTGACAAACCGCGGGGTGGTCACTAAGGATACTATTTTTAGTGGTATTAGCCATTTAGTGCAAACAGGCATGTTGCCGATAGCGATAATTGTTTTTACTGCCAGTATTTTAGTACCTTGGCTTAAGATTTTTGGCTTAGCCACTTATTTAACCGCCATCAGTTTTAACTTGCCGGTATCAAAAAGAAAATTAATGGTTGGTTTTCACATTATTGAATGGATTGGCCGTTGGTCGATGCTCGACTTATTCGTTATCTCATTAACCGTTGCTTTAGTGAATATGGGACAACTGTTAGATGCTAAACCTGCACCTGCTGCAACTGCATTTGCGTTAGTGATCTTACTGACACAACTAGCGGCAAAAGTGTTAGATACTCGTTTACTCTGGGACCGCTTGGAAAACACCGATGACACAAATTGA
- the prc gene encoding carboxy terminal-processing peptidase: MRKLTLAASIASLFVGFSAWAISPTIQISELPKLAQEPQHKVASKRVTTLFTRSHYHRFNLDNAFSEQIYSRFLEQLDYRRNVLTAADIASFSQYKEQFDNMVESGDISPAFAMYEVVQQRRYERFAYALSLLDKEFDFTQAGDAYEFDRKDAQWPKDEAEVNELWRQRVKYDALNLKLTGKKWPEIVEVLEKRYNNAIKRLSQTQSEDVFQTVMNAFARSVEPHTSYLSPRNAERFQMEMNLSLEGIGAVLQMDDDYTVIKSLVAGGPAANSDKLSPEDKIVGVGQKDGGIVDVIGWRLDDVVDLIKGPKGSEVVLQILPKKGGANAKPFEVVITRDKIRLEDRAATSKVIEPKEGQYANRKVGVIQIPGFYMNLSQDVAKEIAKLEKDNVEGIIIDLRGNGGGALTEATLLTGLFIDQGPVVQIRDANGGINQNRDNDGISAYSGPLTVMVDRYSASASEIFAAALQDYDRALIVGESTYGKGTVQQHKSLGRIYDMYEKPIGHVQYTIAKFYRINGGSTQRKGVTPDVRLPTALEAGEYGESEEKNALPWDKVPAAQYTTLGNITPMLISSLDVKHQARISNDEEFSYIYQDIAEFKKHHNDKTISLVESERLASREDDDKRALDRENARREHDGLAIVKSLDDIEKTDDSKLPDAFLDETAYITLDMADAEKLAKTNSK; this comes from the coding sequence ATGCGAAAACTTACCTTGGCCGCGTCAATTGCCAGTTTATTTGTCGGCTTTTCGGCATGGGCAATTTCACCAACGATTCAAATCAGCGAGTTACCTAAACTAGCACAAGAGCCACAACATAAAGTGGCTAGCAAGCGAGTGACAACATTGTTCACTCGCTCGCATTATCATCGCTTTAATCTTGATAATGCATTTTCTGAACAAATATATTCCCGCTTTCTTGAGCAGCTTGATTATCGTCGAAATGTACTAACTGCGGCAGATATTGCGAGCTTTAGTCAGTATAAAGAACAGTTTGATAATATGGTCGAGTCTGGCGATATTAGCCCCGCTTTTGCTATGTATGAAGTTGTGCAACAACGTCGCTATGAACGTTTTGCGTATGCTTTATCTTTGCTCGATAAAGAGTTTGATTTTACCCAAGCAGGCGATGCTTATGAATTTGATCGCAAAGATGCACAATGGCCAAAAGATGAAGCTGAAGTTAATGAGCTTTGGCGTCAGCGGGTTAAGTATGATGCATTAAATCTCAAGTTGACCGGTAAAAAATGGCCTGAAATTGTTGAAGTGCTCGAGAAACGTTACAACAATGCCATTAAACGTTTAAGCCAAACCCAAAGCGAAGACGTATTTCAAACCGTAATGAATGCGTTTGCTCGCAGCGTTGAACCTCACACCAGTTACTTATCCCCACGTAATGCTGAACGTTTCCAAATGGAAATGAACCTAAGCTTAGAGGGCATTGGTGCTGTGTTGCAAATGGATGATGATTACACTGTTATCAAAAGTTTAGTGGCAGGAGGCCCTGCTGCCAACAGTGATAAATTATCGCCAGAAGATAAAATTGTTGGTGTTGGTCAAAAAGACGGTGGCATTGTTGATGTTATTGGCTGGCGTTTAGATGATGTGGTTGATTTGATCAAAGGTCCAAAGGGTAGCGAAGTTGTATTACAAATTTTACCCAAAAAAGGTGGCGCAAATGCTAAACCTTTTGAAGTGGTCATTACCCGTGACAAAATTCGTTTAGAAGATCGCGCAGCTACCTCAAAAGTAATTGAACCTAAAGAAGGTCAGTACGCCAATCGTAAAGTCGGTGTGATTCAAATCCCTGGATTTTACATGAATCTGTCGCAAGACGTGGCTAAAGAAATCGCTAAACTTGAAAAAGACAATGTTGAAGGCATTATTATTGACCTTCGTGGTAATGGTGGTGGGGCGTTAACTGAAGCCACATTATTGACCGGATTGTTTATTGATCAAGGGCCGGTTGTGCAAATTCGTGACGCCAATGGTGGTATTAATCAAAATCGTGATAATGATGGTATTAGTGCATACAGTGGTCCACTGACTGTGATGGTAGATCGTTACAGTGCATCTGCATCAGAGATTTTTGCTGCGGCTTTACAAGACTATGATCGCGCATTGATTGTGGGTGAATCGACTTATGGTAAAGGCACGGTTCAGCAGCATAAAAGTTTAGGTCGAATTTATGACATGTATGAAAAACCAATTGGTCATGTTCAGTATACCATTGCTAAGTTTTACCGTATCAATGGTGGCAGCACACAACGTAAGGGTGTTACCCCAGATGTGCGCTTGCCTACTGCTTTAGAAGCGGGTGAATATGGTGAATCGGAAGAGAAAAATGCGCTTCCGTGGGATAAAGTTCCTGCTGCTCAATACACTACATTGGGCAATATTACGCCTATGTTGATAAGTTCTCTTGATGTTAAACATCAAGCGCGGATCAGCAATGACGAAGAGTTTAGTTATATTTATCAAGATATAGCTGAGTTTAAAAAGCATCACAATGACAAAACCATTTCGCTTGTTGAAAGTGAACGTCTTGCATCTCGTGAAGATGATGACAAGCGTGCACTCGATCGAGAAAATGCCCGAAGAGAGCACGATGGTTTAGCAATTGTTAAGTCACTAGATGATATAGAAAAGACCGATGACAGTAAGTTACCGGATGCCTTTTTAGATGAAACGGCTTATATCACGCTTGATATGGCGGATGCAGAGAAATTGGCAAAAACAAACTCAAAGTGA
- a CDS encoding PqiB family protein encodes MTQIESPKIVKKKLFSPIWLLPIVALILGAWLGVKSIKESGIEILIHFPSAAGIDIGKTLVKYQGLSVGKVTDIGIDDDLKGVNVKVVMDYRADPFLNKNTLFWLVKPKASITGVEGLDTLFSGNYIAIQPGDGRSATEFEAQREAPAILPGSEGIMIELKSPKLGSIDVGSPVFFRQAPVGSVVSYRLDGNKQIIISAFVQEQYAHLVNKDSHFWNVSGLKIDASLAGIKVSTESIASILAGGISFDTGSYTEKAQNGDAYILYQDELSAIGGVHFSLTATDNDGVNEGTSIIYRGIAIGEIEKVSLTDTGVQFSARVEHQYQGLITSDSQFWLSGADLSLKGIKNLSRLVTGSVINVLPGTQASDKAMQFELASEAPDLLTQAKLKLTVVANTHTGVSNGAQVRYKQLPIGQITSINLSKDFSTVEYQIEILPEFKNLLTKGSFFIPESALAVDASLAGIKVKTRDVTTMLEGAISLIPSNSDTLIAPNSTLPLHESIESAQVLYAQQQMTHFTLTSIDGADLTEGSPIYYKKMQIGSVNKINWFAKTDKFNIDISIDNKFVALVKANTVFWRNDAVAINASLAGVDINVAPLKGAINGSIALGHIDETANLQITQPNLRLYDTKSLALMQAKVINLILPVSTKVAEKAAIRYQGHKIGEISHVKLNQDLTTINAQAYIYGQYANHFSASDSEYFIVDAQISLAGINAPETLLTGPYIGVIPGNSLELVDSFVAQPHANFEASVPKDALSFQLVDDQLGSIKVGTPLFFRGIKVGQIDGYQLDKSGIEITLFAHVNAEYSHLINQSSQFWDASGIKLDIGLFSGAQLETGSLETILAGGIAFATRDTTSDSNGIDATSRFPLHKNMQDEWIQWRPIQTK; translated from the coding sequence ATGACACAAATTGAATCACCGAAAATTGTTAAGAAAAAATTATTCTCGCCAATATGGTTATTGCCTATTGTCGCCTTAATATTGGGTGCTTGGTTAGGAGTAAAAAGCATTAAAGAGTCAGGCATTGAAATTTTAATCCACTTTCCCAGTGCCGCAGGCATTGATATTGGTAAAACATTAGTAAAATACCAAGGTTTATCGGTCGGTAAAGTCACCGATATTGGTATTGATGATGACCTTAAAGGTGTTAATGTCAAAGTGGTAATGGATTATCGCGCCGACCCATTTTTGAATAAAAACACCTTGTTTTGGTTAGTCAAACCCAAAGCCAGTATTACCGGAGTCGAAGGCTTAGATACGCTATTTTCGGGTAATTATATTGCCATCCAGCCCGGAGATGGCCGCTCGGCAACTGAATTTGAAGCACAGCGCGAAGCACCCGCAATTCTCCCCGGCAGTGAAGGCATAATGATCGAGCTTAAATCGCCTAAACTGGGTTCGATTGATGTAGGGTCACCGGTCTTTTTTCGGCAAGCACCCGTTGGCAGCGTTGTCAGCTATCGCTTAGATGGTAATAAGCAAATTATTATCAGCGCTTTTGTTCAAGAGCAATATGCCCATTTAGTTAACAAAGACTCACACTTTTGGAATGTATCTGGGCTGAAGATTGATGCCTCTTTAGCGGGTATCAAAGTCAGTACTGAGAGTATTGCATCTATTTTGGCTGGCGGGATCAGCTTTGATACCGGAAGCTATACTGAAAAAGCGCAAAATGGTGATGCTTATATTCTTTACCAAGATGAGCTTTCTGCTATTGGTGGGGTACATTTTAGTTTAACCGCGACCGACAACGATGGTGTAAATGAAGGCACGTCTATCATCTACCGCGGTATTGCTATTGGTGAAATAGAAAAAGTGAGTTTGACCGACACTGGAGTGCAGTTTAGCGCTCGAGTTGAACATCAATACCAAGGGCTGATCACCAGCGATAGTCAATTTTGGTTAAGTGGAGCTGACTTATCATTAAAAGGCATTAAAAACCTCAGTCGACTGGTCACTGGTAGTGTAATTAATGTGTTACCTGGTACTCAAGCATCTGATAAAGCAATGCAATTTGAGTTAGCCTCTGAGGCCCCAGATTTACTCACTCAAGCTAAGCTTAAGCTCACCGTAGTGGCCAATACGCATACGGGAGTCAGTAATGGCGCGCAAGTTAGATATAAGCAACTCCCTATTGGGCAAATTACCAGTATTAATTTAAGCAAAGACTTTTCAACCGTTGAGTATCAAATTGAAATTCTCCCGGAATTTAAAAACTTACTCACAAAGGGGAGTTTCTTTATTCCAGAAAGCGCCTTAGCCGTTGACGCTTCATTAGCCGGAATTAAGGTTAAGACTCGCGACGTGACCACTATGCTTGAAGGTGCGATTAGCTTAATTCCAAGTAACAGCGATACCTTGATTGCACCTAACAGCACCTTACCCTTACATGAATCAATCGAGTCGGCACAGGTGCTTTACGCCCAGCAACAGATGACACACTTTACCTTGACCAGTATTGATGGCGCCGATTTAACTGAAGGGTCACCGATTTATTATAAGAAAATGCAAATAGGTTCGGTCAATAAAATCAATTGGTTTGCTAAGACAGATAAATTTAATATTGATATTAGTATCGACAATAAATTTGTTGCTCTGGTCAAAGCCAATACTGTTTTTTGGCGCAATGATGCTGTCGCCATCAATGCCAGTTTAGCCGGTGTCGATATTAATGTGGCGCCTCTAAAAGGTGCAATCAATGGCAGTATTGCCCTTGGACACATTGACGAGACAGCGAATCTGCAGATCACACAACCTAATCTGCGTTTATATGATACCAAGTCACTCGCCCTGATGCAGGCTAAGGTGATTAACCTTATCTTGCCTGTGAGTACTAAAGTGGCTGAGAAAGCCGCTATTCGCTATCAAGGTCATAAAATTGGTGAAATATCACATGTGAAGCTAAACCAAGATTTAACCACAATTAATGCGCAAGCGTATATTTATGGCCAATATGCAAACCATTTTAGTGCCAGTGACAGTGAATATTTTATTGTCGATGCGCAAATTTCTTTAGCTGGTATTAATGCGCCAGAAACGCTACTCACTGGGCCTTACATTGGGGTTATCCCTGGTAATAGTTTGGAATTGGTCGATAGCTTTGTTGCTCAACCTCACGCCAACTTTGAGGCTTCGGTGCCTAAAGATGCTTTATCATTCCAATTGGTTGATGATCAGTTAGGCTCTATTAAGGTTGGCACTCCGCTGTTTTTCCGTGGTATTAAGGTTGGTCAAATTGATGGTTATCAACTAGATAAATCAGGCATTGAAATTACCCTGTTTGCTCATGTCAATGCTGAATACAGCCACTTAATAAACCAAAGCAGCCAATTTTGGGATGCTTCTGGGATCAAGTTAGATATCGGTTTATTTTCTGGCGCACAGTTAGAAACGGGCTCACTAGAAACCATACTGGCTGGCGGCATTGCATTTGCAACGCGTGATACAACCTCTGACAGCAATGGTATTGATGCAACAAGTCGTTTTCCATTACATAAAAATATGCAAGATGAATGGATACAATGGCGACCTATACAAACTAAGTAG
- a CDS encoding DUF1302 domain-containing protein encodes MNIVKKRFNKSALALGVVSALCLGMSTSASAASFQWGDVRGTFDSTWTAGASWRVSDRDWSGQIGKVNQPQFDWSGYSAFGGAFGSTKYTSAEIWAQPGSYSSNNDLSNLLYAKGDTTSEIVKGLHELSLKYENYGLFLRGMYFYDRKLNDGDYGFNDPLTGKEFDPCADSKASEVQCKDIRLLDAFVYANWDLNDGANPLSVRVGNQVVSWGESTLISHGIAEINAVDLNILNAPGAELKEAFRPQGMVWASLGLSENLNLEAFYQYDWQPIWVPTPGSNFATNDFVGFGGYNQNAQLGFNSNPDMNQDFLISEYTRLYEAAAASGFNSAYAAYMTAYSTKAALVQDAADPSNDGQFGVKLGYYSPELGETEFGFYYMNYHSRRPLISGTASNFTTEAIGRDYGRLAQSGGVIDRDLLLSMETFTKSQIVYPEDIQLYGFSFNTLVGDTSVAGEISHRVDEPLQIDDVELLFLAMPQQLANAGIRPDLDGISQMDNVAPGETVDGYILTDTTQAQMTFTHLFGPTLGLDNLTMLAEVGGVWIHDMPGFDELRLNGPGTARSGGNPDMPGIIEALHNGPETNPFPTDFAWGYRLVAKADFNNVFAGVNMYPRVIFSHDVDGITPDPMFLFTEGRKSVALGVNFDYQSRWGADISYNSFFGGVGTTNAMTDRDYISFNVKYSI; translated from the coding sequence ATGAATATTGTTAAAAAAAGATTTAACAAGTCGGCTCTCGCTTTGGGGGTGGTGTCGGCATTATGTTTGGGAATGAGCACTTCAGCCTCAGCTGCTTCTTTTCAATGGGGTGATGTACGAGGTACGTTTGACTCTACTTGGACCGCAGGTGCCAGTTGGCGTGTGTCAGATAGAGACTGGAGTGGTCAAATTGGTAAGGTGAATCAGCCACAATTTGATTGGTCAGGTTACTCAGCATTTGGTGGCGCATTTGGTTCAACCAAATATACGTCAGCCGAAATTTGGGCTCAGCCTGGCTCATATTCAAGCAACAATGACTTAAGCAACTTATTGTATGCAAAAGGTGATACGACTTCAGAGATCGTTAAAGGTCTTCATGAGTTATCACTTAAGTATGAAAACTACGGTTTGTTTTTACGTGGTATGTATTTTTATGATCGCAAACTCAATGATGGTGACTATGGTTTTAATGACCCATTAACCGGTAAAGAGTTCGATCCTTGTGCTGACAGCAAAGCATCAGAAGTGCAATGTAAAGACATTCGCTTATTGGATGCATTCGTCTATGCCAACTGGGATTTAAACGACGGCGCTAATCCATTAAGCGTTCGTGTCGGAAATCAAGTGGTTTCTTGGGGGGAAAGTACCCTAATTTCTCATGGTATTGCTGAAATCAATGCTGTTGACTTAAACATTCTCAATGCGCCAGGTGCTGAACTTAAAGAAGCGTTCCGTCCACAAGGGATGGTTTGGGCATCGTTAGGGTTATCTGAAAACTTAAACCTAGAAGCTTTTTATCAATATGATTGGCAGCCTATTTGGGTACCAACGCCCGGTTCAAACTTTGCGACCAATGATTTTGTGGGTTTTGGCGGATACAACCAGAATGCGCAGTTAGGTTTCAACTCTAATCCAGATATGAACCAAGATTTCCTTATTTCTGAATACACACGTCTATACGAAGCTGCCGCAGCCAGTGGATTTAATTCTGCTTATGCCGCTTATATGACAGCGTATTCAACTAAAGCTGCCTTAGTTCAGGATGCTGCAGACCCAAGTAATGATGGCCAATTTGGTGTTAAGTTAGGATATTACTCTCCAGAACTTGGCGAAACTGAGTTTGGTTTTTATTACATGAATTACCATAGTCGTCGCCCACTTATCAGTGGAACAGCGTCTAATTTCACCACTGAGGCCATTGGTCGTGATTATGGTCGTTTAGCACAAAGCGGTGGCGTGATTGACCGTGATTTATTGCTGAGCATGGAAACCTTTACCAAGTCGCAAATTGTTTATCCTGAAGACATTCAGTTATATGGCTTCAGTTTTAACACTTTGGTGGGTGATACATCTGTTGCCGGTGAAATTTCTCACCGTGTAGATGAGCCATTACAAATTGATGATGTTGAATTACTTTTCTTAGCTATGCCTCAACAGCTAGCAAATGCAGGCATTCGTCCTGACTTAGATGGTATTTCACAAATGGATAATGTGGCTCCTGGCGAAACAGTTGATGGGTATATACTTACCGATACGACTCAAGCACAGATGACATTTACTCACCTATTTGGTCCAACACTTGGTTTAGACAACTTAACTATGCTTGCTGAAGTGGGTGGTGTGTGGATCCATGACATGCCTGGTTTTGACGAATTACGCTTAAATGGTCCAGGTACTGCGCGTTCTGGTGGTAATCCAGATATGCCTGGCATTATTGAAGCATTACATAATGGTCCAGAAACCAATCCATTCCCGACTGATTTTGCTTGGGGTTATCGTTTAGTGGCCAAAGCTGACTTTAACAACGTGTTTGCTGGTGTGAACATGTATCCAAGAGTAATTTTCTCTCATGACGTTGATGGCATTACGCCTGATCCAATGTTCCTGTTCACTGAAGGCAGAAAGTCTGTTGCTTTGGGTGTCAATTTTGATTATCAAAGTCGCTGGGGCGCAGATATTTCTTACAACAGCTTCTTTGGTGGTGTAGGAACAACAAATGCGATGACAGACAGAGATTATATTTCTTTCAACGTCAAGTATTCGATCTAA
- the proQ gene encoding RNA chaperone ProQ, which translates to MESTDKLTDTNAILAYLYETFPLCFIAEGETKPLKIGLFQDLAERLADDSKVSKTQLRVALRRYTSSWRYLKGVKAGAKRIDLDGNECAELEQEHIDHAILTLKESQDKAKAKRQALAPKKPAKKVAPKRAPAVKKERPAPVVAPVIQLVPAKLEDLKQKQRVNVKLGATPVPGVVTDINKEDVHVQLDSGLSIKVRAEHILL; encoded by the coding sequence ATGGAATCAACAGACAAGTTGACCGACACCAACGCAATTTTAGCGTATTTATATGAAACCTTTCCTTTATGCTTTATTGCAGAAGGTGAAACTAAGCCATTAAAAATTGGTCTGTTTCAAGATTTGGCTGAACGGTTAGCTGATGATTCTAAAGTCAGTAAAACACAATTACGTGTAGCGCTTCGTCGTTACACCAGCAGCTGGCGCTATTTGAAAGGCGTTAAAGCGGGCGCTAAACGTATTGATCTTGACGGTAATGAATGTGCTGAATTAGAACAAGAGCATATTGACCATGCTATTTTGACGCTCAAAGAGAGCCAAGATAAAGCCAAAGCAAAACGTCAAGCTTTAGCACCCAAAAAACCGGCAAAGAAAGTAGCACCTAAACGCGCTCCAGCTGTTAAAAAAGAACGTCCAGCGCCAGTCGTTGCTCCTGTGATTCAACTTGTGCCAGCTAAGCTTGAAGATTTAAAACAAAAACAACGCGTTAATGTTAAGTTAGGTGCTACCCCAGTACCAGGTGTTGTGACTGATATTAATAAAGAAGATGTGCATGTTCAGTTAGATTCTGGCTTGTCCATCAAAGTACGTGCAGAGCACATACTATTATAG
- a CDS encoding DUF1329 domain-containing protein, with protein MKKLTILSAAVMIALSAPAALAKVSQADADKLGTTLTPQGAEKAANADGSIPAWTGGITKPIAGYTKGMHHPDPFPDDKSLFTITNANKAQYAEFLTPGQNKLFEVYPDTYKMNVYQTRRTAAVPQYVYDATKVNAVGAELISDGNGIKGATIGVPFPIPANGLEVIWNHILRFRGVDVETYRSQAAPMANGSYTLVENSEEIRFEYSRPEVTLEKLKETNTLFYFKQVVTQPARLAGTALLVKETMDQEALPRQAWTYNTGQRRVRKAPNVAFDTPGTVSDGLRTTDDFDMFNGSPMRYNWELVGKKEIYIPYNDYRLHSDKLKYDQILKPGHINPEFVRYEKHRVWEVKATLKEGMRHTYKTRVFYIDEDSWQVAVTDIYDNRDELYRVGVAHLINYYEVPTLWSTLEVFHDLQSRRYLAMGLDNEGRMYNFDASLSEANFTPDALRRAGIR; from the coding sequence ATGAAGAAACTGACGATATTATCGGCAGCAGTGATGATCGCACTAAGTGCACCTGCTGCGCTGGCGAAAGTATCACAAGCTGATGCAGATAAATTGGGTACAACATTAACCCCTCAAGGTGCAGAAAAAGCGGCAAATGCAGATGGTTCAATTCCTGCTTGGACTGGTGGTATCACTAAGCCTATTGCTGGTTACACCAAGGGTATGCATCATCCAGATCCGTTCCCAGATGACAAAAGCTTATTTACCATAACCAATGCAAATAAAGCCCAATATGCTGAGTTTTTAACTCCGGGTCAAAACAAGCTATTTGAAGTCTACCCAGATACTTACAAAATGAATGTTTATCAGACTCGTCGTACAGCGGCTGTGCCTCAATATGTTTATGATGCAACTAAAGTCAATGCTGTTGGTGCTGAGTTAATTTCTGATGGTAATGGTATTAAAGGGGCCACAATTGGCGTTCCGTTTCCTATTCCTGCGAATGGCCTAGAAGTCATTTGGAATCATATCCTGCGTTTTCGCGGTGTAGATGTTGAAACGTATCGTAGCCAAGCTGCACCTATGGCGAATGGTTCTTATACTCTAGTTGAAAACTCTGAGGAAATTCGTTTCGAATATTCGCGTCCTGAAGTGACTTTAGAGAAACTTAAAGAAACCAACACCTTGTTTTACTTTAAGCAAGTTGTGACTCAACCAGCACGATTAGCCGGTACTGCATTGCTGGTTAAAGAAACCATGGACCAAGAGGCGCTTCCACGTCAAGCTTGGACCTATAACACAGGGCAACGTCGCGTTCGTAAAGCACCTAACGTCGCGTTTGATACTCCAGGTACTGTTTCTGATGGTCTAAGAACAACCGATGATTTCGATATGTTTAACGGTTCTCCAATGCGTTATAACTGGGAGCTCGTAGGCAAAAAAGAAATTTATATTCCGTACAACGACTATCGATTACATTCAGACAAACTAAAGTATGACCAAATTTTAAAACCGGGTCATATCAACCCTGAATTTGTTCGCTATGAAAAACATCGTGTATGGGAAGTGAAGGCAACATTAAAAGAGGGCATGCGTCATACCTATAAAACTCGCGTGTTTTATATTGATGAAGATTCATGGCAAGTGGCAGTAACGGATATATATGACAACCGCGACGAGCTTTATCGTGTTGGTGTTGCTCATCTTATCAATTACTACGAAGTGCCTACGTTGTGGAGTACCTTAGAAGTATTCCATGACCTTCAATCACGCCGTTATTTAGCGATGGGTTTAGATAACGAAGGTCGTATGTATAATTTTGATGCATCACTTTCTGAAGCTAACTTCACACCAGACGCATTAAGACGTGCCGGTATTCGTTAA
- a CDS encoding GAF domain-containing protein: MKTEFYQTLNRQAQALLEGEDDLIAAMANFSALLNDNLEDLNWAGFYIKRGEQLVLGPFQGKVACTRIDMGKGVCGTAAAENITQRIADVHQFDGHIACDSASNSEIVIPVRQGNEVVAVLDIDSPLLNRFDQDDQIGLENMVKSFETCLFG, translated from the coding sequence ATGAAAACCGAATTTTACCAAACATTAAATCGTCAAGCTCAAGCGTTACTTGAAGGCGAAGATGATTTGATTGCGGCAATGGCAAATTTTTCAGCGTTGTTAAATGACAACCTTGAGGATCTCAACTGGGCTGGTTTTTACATCAAGCGTGGTGAACAGCTCGTCCTTGGTCCTTTCCAAGGTAAAGTTGCGTGCACTCGAATTGATATGGGCAAAGGTGTTTGTGGCACCGCTGCTGCAGAAAATATCACCCAACGCATCGCCGACGTGCATCAATTTGATGGTCATATAGCATGCGATTCTGCGAGTAATTCCGAAATAGTCATTCCTGTAAGGCAGGGCAATGAAGTGGTGGCAGTGTTAGATATTGACAGTCCATTACTCAATCGTTTCGATCAAGATGATCAAATTGGCTTAGAAAACATGGTAAAAAGTTTCGAAACTTGCCTATTTGGTTAA